In Saprospiraceae bacterium, a genomic segment contains:
- a CDS encoding T9SS type A sorting domain-containing protein, whose protein sequence is MSHLLHQNMKIMKRITNLVETFLFTRRLNLVLVKACIFFIAFGLTSQLKAQYVSGDTSVCPGATVAYTFANGPWTVSILGGGSFNPVPVMPTNSFTISWGLVPGTFQIRLTDGITTIFQQVFVEGDIAMACDDLVNVSLDGNCRAVITPGVILEGEQYPADAFQVTVYNTNNVPMAGNVVTYANLGQVLKVHIRHICSGISCWGRIFIEDKYIPLLECNPSPYLVGCDDDYSPDSIGFPLPPSADVTAHATKSQCYIVEDFDLCCDVELCYYDVYIKNGCNARYYAQVERNWTAVDCKGNKTTCKDSIYIIQATIGLINWPLNYDGFQLPALQCDSIEPAIGPYPAGWNALDNGNPSPYDELRSNGSVKWKGTGYPTNVHCDHIAVTYRDIRIPVCGNSFKLLRTWRVFDWCTGQLEERVQFIKVTDHKAPIVSCSQNYIKFPMDYYSCTGTATIPPPDLIIDCNTTTFTVEYKLAGPDGMPEAGNYRTDNISYRNGNAIITGLPKDTTWVQYVVTDACGNSTKCRVEVLIEDNLQPVAICDEHTVVSLNEQGIASIFATSLDNGSIDNCELDSMAVRRMQDWCGVPGNTDFGSKVTFCCADLAQNPHMVVFRVWDASGNYNDCMVSVTVQEKIPPAISCPPNITVNCGTDLSNLNILGRATANNTCANANVTYVDDTLNFKCGVGTIRRIWKATSLGGLSSTCPQSITVRDNDPLTFNKINWPDDITVNGCKASDAHPDFAGKPIFPVRPCGNAIAGYTDERFYNIGGFCLKIIRHWRVIAWCLYDVNNPNSPGVFNREQIIYVRNTMAPTISSATCAARDTCANDFSCNANLNLVGSATDDCTDDNKLIWSYRVDLNSSGTFGSSQTGNNASGTYPVGVHRIEWTAADSCGNAGKCIQIIRINDCKAPTPFCKPGLITVVMPNNGRIEVSARYFDDKSEDNCTAKKDLKFSFSSSISDSVRTYTCADIDNGIADTIDVTIYITDLWNNQTFCKTKLILQDNGNACPNRFTNGGLISGLVSTSNQAVLQNAHLDLLKDGLTVGSINSEKSGNYMFLDLPEGENYTVRPRKDDDINNGISTADIVLIQKHILGIQKFTSAYQYIAADVNNSQNVTAADISEIRKLILGITDKFKEGVPSWNFLTHETVFDQIDNPWLNAPWKTHYDFSNLIGENKEANFMAIKSGDVNLSAKTTEFSNGIEQRSSEEFYLELDADVNLEPGVRKIPVYGSWNGVLSGFQFSAMYPVDKMEFIGVQTANLDLQDNHVAISKAIPGVLNFSWNSAQGVSNQEGVLFYLNFKIHAKLKVSEGITLRNDLLSPEAYTNELELMSINLRERNTKKAIATTQLHQNEPNPFSDLTVISFTVPELQNVSFSFYTLGGSLIKKIEIVAQKGRNQIQISKQDLLGPGMYYYHMETGHFSGVKKLILNN, encoded by the coding sequence ATGTCACATCTCTTACATCAAAATATGAAAATTATGAAGAGGATTACGAATCTTGTGGAAACCTTCCTTTTCACCCGCAGGTTAAATTTGGTACTTGTTAAAGCTTGTATCTTTTTTATCGCGTTCGGATTGACTTCGCAACTTAAAGCACAATACGTAAGTGGAGACACGAGCGTATGCCCTGGAGCTACTGTTGCTTACACTTTTGCAAACGGTCCGTGGACTGTAAGCATTTTAGGTGGTGGTAGTTTTAATCCAGTTCCCGTTATGCCGACCAATTCCTTTACGATTTCGTGGGGTTTGGTACCGGGTACGTTCCAGATTAGACTTACTGATGGTATTACAACTATTTTTCAACAAGTATTTGTTGAAGGAGATATTGCAATGGCCTGTGATGACCTTGTAAATGTAAGTCTTGATGGAAATTGTCGGGCTGTTATTACTCCGGGGGTTATTCTTGAAGGAGAGCAATATCCTGCTGATGCCTTTCAGGTTACCGTTTACAATACAAACAATGTTCCTATGGCAGGAAATGTCGTCACCTATGCTAATCTTGGGCAAGTACTTAAAGTGCATATCAGACATATATGCTCAGGTATTTCATGCTGGGGGCGGATATTTATAGAAGACAAGTATATTCCTCTTTTGGAGTGTAATCCAAGTCCATATTTAGTAGGCTGCGATGATGATTATTCTCCAGATTCCATTGGATTTCCATTGCCGCCAAGCGCTGATGTAACAGCGCATGCAACCAAAAGTCAATGTTATATCGTTGAAGATTTTGATTTGTGTTGTGATGTTGAATTGTGTTATTATGATGTTTATATTAAGAATGGATGTAATGCAAGGTATTATGCGCAAGTTGAAAGAAACTGGACTGCAGTAGATTGTAAGGGTAATAAAACTACTTGCAAAGATTCTATATACATTATTCAAGCCACGATTGGCTTAATTAATTGGCCTTTAAATTACGATGGTTTCCAATTGCCCGCTTTGCAGTGCGATAGTATTGAACCTGCAATTGGTCCCTATCCGGCAGGTTGGAATGCTTTAGATAATGGCAATCCATCACCTTATGATGAACTTCGTTCAAATGGCAGTGTAAAATGGAAAGGAACTGGTTACCCAACAAATGTACATTGCGACCATATAGCAGTTACTTATAGAGATATCCGGATACCTGTATGTGGTAATTCATTTAAGTTATTGCGCACATGGCGGGTTTTTGACTGGTGTACAGGCCAACTGGAAGAACGTGTTCAGTTTATTAAAGTAACTGACCATAAAGCACCTATTGTTTCCTGCAGTCAGAATTATATTAAATTTCCAATGGACTATTATTCCTGCACAGGAACTGCTACGATTCCACCACCGGATTTAATCATCGATTGTAACACAACAACGTTTACCGTTGAGTACAAACTTGCAGGTCCGGATGGAATGCCCGAAGCCGGAAATTACAGGACTGATAATATTAGTTATAGAAATGGAAATGCAATTATTACAGGGTTGCCAAAAGACACCACATGGGTACAATATGTGGTAACAGATGCCTGTGGTAATTCTACCAAATGTCGGGTAGAAGTTCTTATTGAAGATAATTTACAGCCTGTGGCTATCTGTGATGAACATACAGTTGTAAGTTTAAATGAGCAAGGTATTGCCAGTATTTTTGCAACATCATTAGATAATGGATCCATTGACAATTGCGAGTTGGATTCTATGGCTGTGAGAAGAATGCAGGATTGGTGTGGTGTTCCAGGAAATACAGACTTTGGATCTAAAGTTACATTCTGTTGTGCAGACTTAGCTCAGAATCCTCATATGGTAGTTTTTAGAGTTTGGGATGCCAGCGGAAACTATAATGATTGCATGGTATCTGTTACCGTACAGGAGAAAATTCCACCGGCGATCAGTTGCCCTCCGAATATCACTGTAAATTGTGGTACAGACTTATCAAATCTCAATATATTGGGAAGAGCGACTGCTAACAACACATGTGCAAATGCAAATGTTACATATGTTGATGATACTTTAAATTTTAAATGTGGTGTCGGAACAATACGTAGAATTTGGAAAGCAACATCATTGGGTGGATTATCCAGTACTTGCCCTCAATCTATTACGGTTAGAGATAATGATCCACTTACCTTTAATAAAATAAACTGGCCAGATGATATTACAGTCAATGGTTGTAAAGCTTCTGATGCGCATCCTGATTTTGCAGGAAAACCAATTTTTCCAGTAAGACCTTGTGGAAATGCAATTGCAGGATATACAGATGAACGTTTTTACAATATTGGCGGATTTTGCCTTAAAATTATCAGACATTGGCGCGTTATTGCCTGGTGTCTGTATGATGTAAATAATCCGAATTCACCTGGAGTTTTTAATAGAGAGCAGATTATTTATGTTAGAAATACAATGGCTCCAACAATTTCTTCTGCAACTTGTGCCGCAAGAGATACTTGTGCTAATGATTTTAGCTGCAATGCAAATCTCAATTTAGTGGGTTCTGCAACAGACGATTGTACGGATGATAATAAACTTATTTGGTCTTATCGTGTAGATCTAAATAGTTCAGGAACATTTGGCAGTTCACAAACTGGAAATAATGCAAGTGGCACCTACCCAGTTGGTGTTCACAGAATAGAGTGGACAGCTGCAGATTCTTGTGGTAATGCTGGAAAATGTATCCAGATTATCAGAATTAATGATTGCAAGGCACCTACACCATTCTGCAAACCTGGGTTGATAACTGTTGTGATGCCTAATAATGGAAGAATTGAAGTTTCTGCAAGATACTTTGACGATAAAAGTGAGGATAACTGTACTGCTAAGAAGGATTTAAAGTTTTCGTTTAGCAGTTCAATCTCCGATTCTGTCAGAACATATACTTGCGCAGATATAGATAATGGCATTGCAGATACGATTGATGTGACCATTTATATCACAGACCTCTGGAATAACCAGACTTTCTGCAAAACGAAATTAATATTGCAGGATAATGGAAATGCATGTCCTAACAGATTTACAAATGGTGGTTTGATCAGCGGCCTTGTTTCAACCAGCAATCAGGCTGTATTACAAAATGCCCATTTGGATTTATTAAAAGATGGTTTAACCGTTGGTTCTATCAATTCAGAAAAGTCTGGAAATTATATGTTTCTTGATTTACCAGAAGGTGAAAATTATACGGTAAGACCGCGGAAAGATGATGACATCAATAATGGAATTTCAACTGCAGATATTGTTTTGATTCAAAAACACATATTAGGAATTCAGAAATTCACCTCAGCTTATCAGTATATAGCAGCGGATGTTAACAATTCACAGAATGTTACAGCTGCTGATATTTCTGAGATTAGAAAATTAATTCTTGGAATCACAGATAAATTTAAAGAAGGAGTTCCTTCCTGGAATTTCTTGACACATGAGACTGTTTTTGATCAGATTGATAATCCTTGGTTAAATGCACCATGGAAAACACATTACGATTTTTCGAACTTAATAGGAGAGAATAAGGAAGCAAACTTTATGGCTATCAAATCCGGTGATGTAAATTTAAGTGCTAAAACCACTGAATTTTCAAATGGAATTGAACAAAGAAGTTCGGAAGAATTTTACTTAGAATTGGATGCAGATGTTAATTTAGAACCCGGTGTAAGAAAAATACCCGTCTACGGAAGTTGGAACGGAGTGCTTAGTGGATTTCAGTTTAGTGCCATGTATCCTGTAGATAAAATGGAATTCATCGGCGTACAAACCGCAAATTTGGACTTACAAGATAACCATGTGGCCATTTCTAAAGCAATACCTGGAGTACTAAACTTTAGTTGGAATTCGGCTCAAGGAGTTTCGAATCAAGAAGGTGTTTTATTTTATCTTAATTTCAAAATTCACGCGAAACTTAAAGTTTCAGAAGGTATTACATTGCGAAACGACTTATTATCTCCGGAAGCTTATACAAATGAATTGGAGCTTATGAGCATCAATTTGCGCGAAAGAAACACTAAAAAGGCAATCGCAACCACTCAATTACATCAGAATGAACCTAATCCATTTAGTGATTTGACAGTAATTTCATTCACCGTTCCGGAGTTGCAAAATGTATCTTTTAGTTTTTACACTTTAGGAGGATCTTTGATTAAGAAAATTGAAATCGTTGCTCAAAAAGGAAGAAATCAAATTCAGATCTCAAAACAAGACCTTTTAGGGCCCGGCATGTATTATTACCATATGGAAACGGGTCATTTTTCAGGAGTTAAAAAATTGATACTCAACAATTAG
- a CDS encoding T9SS type A sorting domain-containing protein → MEDGCGNIAANCQLFEIKDCKAPTPYCHVGIITTVMPVNGCITIWAKDLDAGSFDNCTAAQDLRIYFDDFNSDSMTICCDDFVNNRVNDELIIPVTICVEDEEGNRDCCETTVVIQDPHNVCPDVGSFGKITGEIRTLSSEETQDAEVQLFESTIMKKHMTTSTNGRYLFGDLDYGLSKEYVVKPNRNDDHSNGVSTADIVKIQRHILGIEELNTPYKIIAADVNLSNSVTASDISEIRKLILGVSNVFSKCESWTFVPSSYVFVDPKVPYNAPRQSVVPLQTPTEVIENFLAVKMGDVNNSARGRNFSGSTTRSNALQLTIDDANTVAGELYRVAFRASNFNNISAYQFTLKFDRSVLQFESLESGVLALDEANFGTNRIQDGILTTSWNSKNPMTVTSDEILFTLVFRAQATAKASSLLAINSDITEAEAYDGSLHIKDVKLGVRTEKGLEGTAVFELSQNTPNPFLKETLIKFTLPEAGMAKLSIYDVSGKVLRVYELQSNKGENKFILNKSDINVSGVLYYQLDATSHTATRRMLITE, encoded by the coding sequence GTGGAAGATGGTTGTGGAAATATTGCCGCCAATTGCCAATTGTTTGAAATCAAAGATTGCAAAGCACCTACCCCTTATTGTCATGTAGGCATTATTACTACGGTCATGCCGGTTAATGGTTGCATTACGATTTGGGCTAAGGATTTGGATGCCGGAAGTTTTGACAATTGTACTGCAGCTCAGGATCTCAGAATTTATTTTGATGATTTTAACAGTGACAGTATGACGATTTGTTGTGATGATTTTGTAAATAACAGAGTCAACGATGAGTTGATCATTCCTGTGACGATATGTGTTGAAGACGAGGAAGGCAACAGAGACTGTTGTGAAACTACAGTTGTTATACAGGATCCACATAATGTTTGTCCGGATGTAGGCTCTTTTGGTAAAATCACCGGTGAGATTAGAACCCTCAGCAGTGAAGAAACTCAGGATGCAGAAGTTCAGTTGTTTGAGTCAACTATTATGAAAAAACACATGACGACTTCTACAAACGGACGTTATCTATTTGGAGATTTGGATTATGGATTGTCAAAAGAGTATGTTGTGAAACCAAACCGGAATGATGATCATTCAAATGGCGTATCTACAGCAGACATCGTTAAGATTCAAAGACATATTTTAGGAATTGAAGAATTAAACACACCATACAAAATAATTGCAGCGGATGTAAATCTTAGCAATAGCGTAACAGCATCTGATATTTCCGAGATTAGGAAGTTGATTCTTGGAGTAAGCAATGTGTTTTCAAAATGTGAAAGCTGGACGTTTGTGCCAAGTTCTTATGTGTTTGTTGATCCTAAAGTACCTTACAACGCTCCTCGTCAGTCTGTAGTTCCACTTCAGACACCAACGGAAGTTATTGAGAACTTCCTGGCTGTCAAAATGGGGGATGTTAATAACAGTGCAAGAGGTAGAAATTTTAGTGGTAGCACTACTAGATCAAATGCATTGCAGTTAACCATTGATGACGCAAATACGGTCGCAGGTGAATTGTATCGGGTTGCATTCAGAGCTTCAAACTTTAATAATATCTCAGCTTACCAGTTTACTTTAAAATTTGATCGGAGTGTGCTTCAGTTTGAAAGCTTGGAATCTGGAGTTTTGGCTTTGGATGAAGCCAATTTCGGAACGAATAGAATTCAGGATGGAATTCTTACAACTAGCTGGAATAGTAAAAATCCAATGACTGTAACTTCTGATGAAATCTTATTTACTCTTGTATTTAGAGCCCAAGCAACTGCGAAAGCAAGCAGCCTTTTGGCCATAAATTCTGATATAACCGAAGCAGAAGCATATGACGGATCTCTCCATATCAAGGACGTTAAATTAGGAGTTAGAACTGAGAAAGGTTTGGAAGGAACCGCAGTTTTTGAATTGAGTCAAAATACACCGAATCCATTCCTTAAAGAAACACTGATCAAGTTTACTTTACCTGAAGCTGGAATGGCCAAATTGAGTATTTATGACGTTTCCGGAAAAGTGTTGAGAGTTTATGAACTCCAATCCAATAAAGGCGAAAACAAGTTTATATTGAACAAATCCGATATTAATGTAAGCGGTGTTTTATATTACCAACTGGATGCAACAAGTCATACAGCAACGAGAAGAATGCTCATAACTGAGTAA
- a CDS encoding HYR domain-containing protein — protein MKRTLFFLIGLIASLNMAFAQGNSCAFAAFPPQGAGVGACLAAIQLACPELVAPECGCWPDPNAAPVKVNQHVDFKFIEFPVGSGEWHLDSMQVNFNDAPEAGCADVTIKMTAVGDLSSRPFEDIVLVDEYGNIICRVGGADCETVVATCTMSFCDYNTQLQGGLHWRTLPNSLVTNRFQHPFCGENWVNIELTIPQSNIRAINDQTNECGGLVSLPEGTHEINWFSINKYTCEEITAKQSLTVGDNVPPVIVGCPKAVIINLGPGECEATWDAPPFMAMDDCPTNNFVNEATSVGCNAGFTFCGYDAVNPSGFIFNVTNNTPQQVAIIGFISSFSAGCAGVTSTAAIFEVYAKNAIGQPWELGLTGYNNNPASQGCNGVSPKALWTLMKRTTAADGIRALPVTAPARDTLYMGGAGTPSRDTIFNCDGTFVINVGSSRTSNLFLQPGETRGLFIGGGLGTRFEMISPNFGSCNAGRPFGNGLMQINTGLIAGGISSNTAASIGHLGACRPIGYVGDIIYATSDNMIAVRQTCGRPYGPGCFFPIGCTTLCYEASDAAGNIATCTFDVCVNEYLNTVQHLACQDEIQISLDENCFATVSADEVLAGGPYKCFDDYVVELRDWITNVIIDRQPNVPGVQLGIQDIGREIKITVRDPVTGNSCWGHATVEDKIAPRLTCARDTCITCGTSETSPQFMGTPSVVENCGGFALSYKDNVTQGSCASGNEEIIVRTWTAEDGYGNRSSCIQTITVALATIASVDVPLNFDDLEESSLSCDGKINTTKDYTAHYLSSPYCVDGYLLDSAYWFATGGFLPSPNGDLAGERLPKTLGWNCIDTGLYIGHPSPFPVYWPAHPSWRPTNPVCWGPDEVIQWAGTGFPSGGDCSNMGITFQDIRIELATPGCDAGPIGCFKIIRQWTVLDWCTSEIGGVNQIIKVADKEGPDVLYPDTVIVNMDVWTCTGKWDVPAPWLLDNCSNELHYSVESETGTVLGNDVAGYLILDMEVGIWNAYIIAEDCCGNITKKRVAVNVQDNVPPVAVCDQRTVVSINGNQSPTENFAKVFAEDLDQGSFDNCAPHIFFKAIRMEHLRGTNNGSNANQADNGINCSGINGDDNAILDGNQIYFDDHVKFCCSDVGNRIMVVVRVFDREPGVGPIAPSRMNPGGNLFNRFSDCMVEVEVQDKSIPTVVAPPNIVVSCWFWFDVENLDDPNDATFGRVVNDLSARKKVVTKDLVCYNYCVRNDITGYPGFVPGAPPSNPPAWNRACDYYRVLFDTAHADRKYELTWGFDGTVLGACGTNFSISVNDNRECGQGQLTRTVVARGPNGLSVTATQTIWVVDCDPFYINRTDNCDPDDDITWPGNCTGQATTIVGCGADLSPDNPLLGRPIVENNSDDLCALISIEYYDEIFTIEPQACFKVLRTWVVIDWCQYDPSLDPINGRWEYLQIIKVSDTDKPEITVTMGDCEPAVKNTAENVCYGHISITVDATDNCSPLDWLFYDYKIDINNDGKGQHSGFDYAVGPLTKKNMLQEELLQKFITRWQITR, from the coding sequence ATGAAACGTACACTATTTTTTCTAATTGGATTAATTGCAAGCCTAAACATGGCTTTCGCACAAGGCAATTCTTGCGCATTTGCTGCTTTTCCTCCACAGGGGGCTGGTGTTGGTGCCTGTTTGGCTGCCATACAACTGGCATGTCCTGAGTTAGTAGCGCCTGAATGCGGTTGTTGGCCTGACCCTAATGCGGCACCTGTTAAAGTAAATCAGCATGTGGATTTCAAATTTATTGAATTTCCAGTAGGTTCCGGAGAATGGCATCTGGACTCCATGCAGGTGAACTTCAACGACGCGCCGGAAGCTGGTTGTGCAGATGTAACCATCAAAATGACTGCCGTCGGAGACTTAAGTTCCCGTCCCTTTGAGGATATCGTACTCGTTGATGAATATGGAAATATCATCTGTCGAGTAGGTGGTGCCGACTGTGAAACAGTAGTAGCTACATGTACGATGTCATTTTGCGATTACAATACGCAGCTTCAGGGAGGTCTTCATTGGAGAACTTTACCTAACTCTTTAGTGACCAATAGATTTCAGCATCCTTTTTGTGGTGAAAACTGGGTCAATATTGAATTGACAATTCCCCAGTCTAATATTCGTGCTATTAATGATCAAACCAATGAATGCGGTGGACTAGTAAGTCTTCCAGAGGGCACTCATGAGATTAATTGGTTCAGTATTAATAAATATACCTGTGAAGAAATTACTGCTAAACAATCACTTACCGTAGGTGACAATGTTCCTCCAGTGATAGTAGGTTGTCCTAAAGCTGTAATTATCAATTTAGGTCCCGGTGAATGCGAAGCCACTTGGGATGCACCTCCTTTTATGGCGATGGATGATTGTCCGACAAATAATTTCGTAAATGAGGCTACTTCAGTGGGTTGTAATGCCGGATTTACTTTCTGTGGATATGATGCGGTTAATCCTTCAGGCTTTATTTTTAATGTAACGAATAATACACCTCAACAAGTTGCTATTATTGGGTTTATAAGTTCTTTCTCTGCTGGTTGTGCAGGTGTTACAAGTACAGCAGCGATATTTGAAGTGTATGCTAAAAATGCGATCGGACAACCTTGGGAATTAGGATTGACTGGATATAACAATAATCCGGCATCTCAAGGCTGTAATGGGGTGTCACCAAAAGCTTTATGGACTTTGATGAAAAGAACAACAGCAGCAGATGGTATTCGGGCTTTGCCTGTAACTGCACCTGCCAGAGATACTTTATATATGGGAGGAGCCGGAACCCCATCAAGAGACACTATATTTAATTGTGATGGAACTTTTGTAATAAATGTTGGATCATCCAGGACCTCAAATTTATTTCTACAACCAGGTGAAACAAGAGGTTTGTTTATCGGCGGAGGATTAGGTACGCGATTTGAGATGATTTCACCGAATTTCGGTTCATGTAATGCCGGTCGTCCATTTGGTAATGGCCTCATGCAAATAAATACTGGACTTATCGCGGGTGGTATTTCTTCAAATACAGCAGCTTCAATTGGCCACTTAGGCGCTTGTCGTCCAATTGGTTATGTTGGAGATATTATCTACGCTACTTCTGATAATATGATCGCTGTTCGCCAAACATGTGGTCGTCCATATGGTCCAGGTTGTTTCTTTCCAATCGGTTGTACTACACTCTGTTATGAGGCCTCAGATGCCGCTGGAAATATTGCTACTTGTACATTTGATGTATGCGTAAATGAATATTTAAATACTGTTCAACATCTCGCTTGCCAAGATGAAATTCAAATCAGCTTAGACGAAAATTGCTTTGCAACCGTGTCAGCGGATGAAGTACTCGCCGGTGGTCCTTATAAATGTTTCGATGACTACGTTGTGGAACTTAGAGATTGGATCACAAATGTGATCATCGATCGTCAGCCCAATGTACCCGGAGTTCAATTAGGAATTCAGGATATCGGGCGTGAAATAAAAATAACAGTAAGAGATCCTGTCACAGGCAATTCCTGTTGGGGACATGCTACCGTTGAAGATAAAATTGCACCCCGTCTTACATGTGCAAGAGATACTTGCATCACTTGTGGAACTTCCGAAACCTCTCCGCAATTTATGGGGACTCCATCTGTAGTAGAAAATTGTGGTGGCTTTGCCTTATCCTATAAGGATAATGTAACTCAAGGAAGTTGTGCTTCCGGCAACGAAGAGATCATAGTTAGAACATGGACTGCTGAAGATGGCTATGGCAATAGAAGTAGTTGCATACAAACTATTACAGTAGCTCTCGCAACAATTGCTTCTGTAGACGTTCCTTTGAATTTTGATGACCTTGAAGAATCTTCACTTAGTTGTGACGGAAAAATAAACACTACAAAAGATTATACGGCGCATTACTTATCATCCCCATATTGCGTTGATGGATATCTATTAGATTCAGCATATTGGTTTGCAACTGGTGGATTTTTACCGAGCCCAAATGGAGATCTTGCCGGAGAAAGATTACCTAAAACTTTAGGATGGAATTGTATTGATACCGGACTCTATATTGGTCATCCTAGTCCATTCCCTGTTTATTGGCCAGCACATCCCAGCTGGAGACCGACAAATCCTGTTTGTTGGGGACCTGACGAAGTGATTCAATGGGCTGGAACTGGATTTCCCTCTGGTGGTGATTGCTCAAATATGGGTATCACTTTCCAGGATATTCGCATTGAATTGGCAACACCAGGTTGTGATGCAGGCCCTATAGGCTGTTTCAAAATTATAAGACAGTGGACCGTTTTAGATTGGTGCACAAGTGAAATTGGAGGCGTAAACCAAATTATAAAAGTAGCTGACAAAGAAGGACCAGATGTTCTTTATCCAGATACCGTAATTGTAAATATGGATGTATGGACATGTACCGGAAAATGGGACGTTCCAGCACCATGGTTACTTGATAATTGCAGTAATGAATTGCATTATAGTGTAGAATCAGAAACAGGAACCGTCTTGGGAAATGATGTCGCAGGTTACCTTATACTTGATATGGAAGTAGGCATATGGAATGCATATATTATTGCAGAAGATTGTTGCGGAAATATTACCAAAAAACGCGTTGCAGTTAATGTTCAAGACAACGTGCCTCCGGTTGCTGTATGTGATCAACGAACAGTTGTTAGTATTAATGGAAATCAGTCTCCCACCGAAAATTTTGCAAAAGTATTTGCAGAAGATTTAGATCAGGGAAGTTTTGATAATTGTGCCCCTCATATTTTCTTTAAAGCCATTAGAATGGAACACCTCAGAGGTACCAACAATGGTAGCAATGCGAATCAGGCGGATAATGGAATAAATTGTTCTGGTATTAATGGTGATGACAATGCAATACTTGATGGTAACCAAATTTATTTTGACGACCATGTGAAATTTTGTTGCAGTGATGTAGGAAATAGAATAATGGTTGTTGTTCGCGTGTTTGATCGCGAGCCAGGAGTGGGACCTATCGCACCAAGCAGAATGAACCCAGGTGGTAATTTATTCAACCGCTTTAGCGATTGTATGGTTGAAGTAGAAGTTCAAGATAAAAGTATCCCTACAGTAGTTGCACCACCAAATATCGTTGTGAGCTGCTGGTTCTGGTTTGATGTTGAGAACCTCGACGATCCTAATGATGCAACTTTTGGTAGAGTGGTCAATGATTTGAGTGCAAGGAAAAAAGTCGTAACAAAAGATCTCGTATGTTATAACTATTGCGTCCGCAATGACATTACCGGATACCCAGGATTCGTTCCTGGTGCTCCACCTTCAAATCCACCTGCATGGAACCGTGCTTGCGATTATTATCGAGTGTTGTTTGACACAGCACATGCAGATCGCAAATATGAACTGACCTGGGGTTTTGATGGAACTGTATTAGGTGCCTGCGGAACCAACTTTAGCATATCCGTTAATGACAACCGCGAGTGCGGGCAGGGACAATTGACTAGAACTGTTGTTGCCAGAGGACCTAATGGTCTTAGCGTAACGGCTACTCAAACTATTTGGGTTGTGGACTGCGATCCATTTTATATCAATAGAACAGATAATTGCGATCCTGATGATGATATTACCTGGCCGGGTAATTGCACTGGGCAGGCAACTACTATAGTTGGATGCGGAGCGGATTTGAGCCCGGATAATCCATTATTAGGCAGACCAATCGTTGAGAACAATTCAGATGATTTGTGTGCTTTGATCAGCATCGAATACTATGATGAAATATTTACCATAGAACCTCAGGCATGTTTCAAAGTATTGCGGACCTGGGTTGTCATTGATTGGTGTCAATATGACCCAAGCTTGGATCCAATCAATGGAAGATGGGAGTATCTACAGATCATTAAAGTATCTGATACTGATAAACCTGAAATTACAGTTACCATGGGCGATTGCGAGCCAGCTGTCAAAAATACTGCTGAAAATGTTTGTTATGGACATATAAGCATTACAGTGGATGCAACAGATAATTGTAGTCCTTTGGATTGGTTATTCTATGATTACAAGATAGACATCAACAATGATGGAAAAGGACAACATTCTGGATTTGATTATGCAGTGGGTCCATTGACTAAAAAGAATATGCTGCAGGAAGAACTCCTACAAAAGTTCATAACCCGCTGGCAGATAACGCGCTGA